In the Streptomyces formicae genome, one interval contains:
- a CDS encoding ABC transporter ATP-binding protein, with amino-acid sequence MTELSKSGAAVGEPVAADSPAPTAFLEVRDLKVHFPTDDGLVKSVDGLSFQLEKGKTLGIVGESGSGKSVTSLGILGLHTAGQYGARRARISGEIWLDGKELLSSPPDEVRKLRGREMAMIFQDPLSALHPYYSIGKQITEAYRVHNDVDKKTARKRAVEMLDRVGIPQPDKRVDSYPHEFSGGMRQRAMIAMALVNNPELLIADEPTTALDVTVQAQILDLIRDLQKEFGSAVIMITHDLGVVAEMADELLVMYGGRCVERGTSEKVFYEPQHPYTWGLLGSMPRIDREETERLIPVKGSPPSLINLPSGCAFNPRCPYADIPKDQITRKERPELREVAAGHYTACHMGQEERTRIWTEEIAPKL; translated from the coding sequence ATGACCGAACTGTCCAAGAGCGGAGCAGCGGTGGGCGAACCCGTCGCCGCGGACTCGCCCGCTCCCACCGCCTTCCTCGAGGTGCGCGACCTCAAGGTGCACTTCCCGACCGACGACGGCCTGGTCAAGTCCGTCGACGGGCTCAGCTTCCAGCTGGAGAAGGGCAAGACCCTCGGCATCGTGGGCGAGTCGGGCTCCGGCAAGTCGGTCACCTCGCTCGGCATCCTCGGCCTGCACACCGCGGGCCAGTACGGCGCCCGCCGGGCCCGGATCTCCGGTGAGATCTGGCTGGACGGCAAGGAGCTGCTGAGCTCGCCGCCGGACGAGGTGCGCAAGCTGCGCGGCCGCGAGATGGCGATGATCTTCCAGGACCCGCTCTCCGCGCTGCACCCGTACTACTCCATCGGCAAGCAGATCACCGAGGCGTACCGGGTCCACAACGACGTCGACAAGAAGACCGCCCGCAAGCGGGCGGTCGAGATGCTCGACCGGGTCGGGATCCCCCAGCCGGACAAGCGCGTCGACTCCTACCCGCACGAGTTCTCCGGCGGCATGCGCCAGCGCGCGATGATCGCGATGGCGCTGGTGAACAACCCCGAGCTGCTCATCGCGGACGAGCCGACCACCGCCCTGGACGTGACCGTCCAGGCGCAGATCCTCGACCTCATCCGGGACCTGCAGAAGGAGTTCGGCTCCGCCGTCATCATGATCACGCACGACCTGGGCGTGGTCGCCGAGATGGCGGACGAGCTCCTGGTCATGTACGGCGGCCGGTGCGTCGAGCGCGGCACGTCGGAGAAGGTCTTCTACGAACCCCAGCACCCCTACACCTGGGGCCTGTTGGGCTCGATGCCGCGCATCGACCGCGAGGAGACCGAGCGGCTGATCCCGGTCAAGGGCTCCCCGCCCAGCCTGATCAACCTGCCGAGCGGCTGCGCCTTCAACCCGCGCTGCCCCTACGCGGACATCCCCAAGGACCAGATCACCCGCAAGGAGCGCCCGGAACTGCGCGAGGTGGCCGCGGGGCACTACACCGCCTGTCACATGGGGCAGGAAGAGCGCACCCGGATCTGGACCGAAGAGATTGCGCCGAAGCTGTGA
- a CDS encoding ABC transporter ATP-binding protein: MTIPAQTKGSPEPLLKVDGLVKHFPIKKGLLQRQVAAVQAVDGLSFDVRPGETLGVVGESGCGKSTMGRLITRLLEPTGGRVEFEGTDITHLNTSGMRPLRRDVQMIFQDPYSSLNPRHTIGTIVGAPFKLQGVKPEGGVKKTVQEMLERVGLNPEHYNRYPHEFSGGQRQRIGIARALALRPKLVVADEPVSALDVSIQAQVVNLLDDLQDELGLTYVIIAHDLSVIRHVSDRIAVMYLGKIVELADRKDLYSTPMHPYTKALLSAVPVPDPRRRGAKSERILLRGDVPSPIDPPTGCRFHTRCWKATEICKTKEPPLLTLGTGHQVACHHPENAEDQAPQDTKLLQVAKEAIDVVTVVPKAEETAAEVTAKPEPDADKGEASKDKGQKSTDE, encoded by the coding sequence ATGACGATCCCGGCGCAGACGAAGGGCTCGCCAGAGCCGCTGCTCAAGGTCGACGGCCTGGTGAAGCACTTCCCCATCAAGAAGGGGCTGCTCCAGCGTCAGGTGGCGGCGGTGCAGGCGGTCGACGGGCTCTCCTTCGACGTACGCCCCGGCGAGACGCTCGGCGTGGTCGGCGAGTCCGGCTGTGGCAAGTCGACGATGGGGCGGCTCATCACGCGCCTGCTCGAACCGACCGGTGGCCGCGTCGAGTTCGAGGGCACGGACATCACGCACCTGAACACCAGCGGGATGCGTCCGCTGCGCCGCGACGTGCAGATGATCTTCCAGGACCCGTACTCCTCGCTGAACCCCCGGCACACCATCGGCACGATCGTCGGCGCGCCCTTCAAGCTCCAGGGCGTCAAGCCCGAGGGCGGCGTGAAGAAGACCGTGCAGGAGATGCTGGAGCGCGTCGGGCTCAACCCCGAGCACTACAACCGGTATCCGCACGAGTTCTCCGGCGGTCAGCGCCAGCGCATCGGGATCGCGCGGGCGCTGGCGCTGCGGCCCAAGCTGGTCGTGGCCGACGAGCCGGTCTCCGCGCTCGACGTGTCCATCCAGGCCCAGGTGGTCAACCTGCTCGACGACCTCCAGGACGAGCTCGGCCTGACGTACGTGATCATCGCGCACGACCTCTCGGTCATCCGGCACGTGTCGGACCGCATCGCGGTGATGTACCTCGGCAAGATCGTGGAGCTCGCGGACCGCAAGGACCTCTACTCCACGCCGATGCACCCGTACACCAAGGCGCTGCTCTCCGCGGTGCCGGTGCCCGACCCGCGGCGGCGCGGCGCCAAGAGCGAGCGCATCCTGCTCCGCGGCGACGTGCCCTCGCCGATCGACCCGCCCACCGGCTGCCGCTTCCACACGCGGTGCTGGAAGGCGACGGAGATCTGCAAGACGAAGGAGCCGCCGCTCCTCACGCTCGGCACCGGGCACCAGGTGGCGTGCCACCACCCGGAGAACGCCGAGGACCAGGCTCCGCAGGACACCAAGCTGCTCCAGGTCGCCAAGGAGGCGATCGACGTGGTGACGGTGGTGCCCAAGGCGGAGGAGACGGCCGCGGAGGTCACGGCGAAGCCGGAGCCGGACGCCGACAAGGGTGAGGCTTCGAAGGACAAGGGTCAGAAGTCGACTGACGAATAA
- a CDS encoding thioesterase family protein: MATAASLSASASGTVPARIGDSEFDRDTAVVRREPGVHDTELSAGWTIFGAVNGGYLLAVVGRALADTLPHSDPFTVSAHYLTASRPGPAVIRTDVVRDGRSLSTGQASLFQYDDEGREVERIRVLASYGDLDALPDDVRTTAEPPAIPPVEHCFGAEDAPGEGPVPGGSPIAERLFLKLDPATLGWALGQPSGKGEMRGWFGLADGRDADPLSLLLAVDALPPTAFELGLMGWVPTVELTVHIRCRPAPGPVRVSITTRNLAGGFLEEDAEVWDSAGRLVAQSRQLARALKS, encoded by the coding sequence ATGGCAACGGCAGCATCCCTTTCCGCATCGGCGTCCGGCACGGTGCCCGCGCGCATCGGCGACAGCGAGTTCGACCGCGACACCGCCGTCGTCCGGCGGGAGCCCGGCGTCCACGACACCGAGCTCTCCGCCGGGTGGACGATCTTCGGCGCCGTCAACGGCGGCTATCTCCTGGCCGTCGTCGGCCGCGCGCTCGCCGACACCCTGCCGCACTCGGACCCGTTCACCGTCTCCGCGCACTACCTCACCGCCTCCCGCCCGGGACCGGCCGTGATCCGCACGGACGTGGTGCGCGACGGCCGCTCGCTCTCCACCGGGCAGGCGTCGCTCTTCCAGTACGACGACGAGGGCCGCGAGGTCGAGCGGATCCGCGTGCTCGCCTCCTACGGCGACCTCGACGCCCTCCCCGACGATGTCCGCACGACGGCGGAACCGCCCGCGATCCCGCCGGTCGAGCACTGCTTCGGCGCGGAGGACGCCCCCGGCGAAGGACCGGTGCCCGGCGGCTCGCCCATCGCCGAGCGGCTCTTCCTCAAGCTCGACCCGGCGACGCTCGGCTGGGCGCTCGGCCAGCCGTCCGGCAAGGGGGAGATGCGGGGCTGGTTCGGCCTCGCCGACGGCCGTGACGCCGACCCGCTCTCCCTGCTCCTCGCGGTCGACGCGCTGCCGCCGACCGCCTTCGAACTGGGCCTGATGGGCTGGGTGCCGACCGTGGAGCTGACGGTGCACATCCGCTGCCGCCCGGCTCCGGGCCCGGTGCGCGTCTCGATCACCACGCGGAACCTCGCGGGCGGCTTCCTGGAGGAGGACGCGGAGGTCTGGGACAGCGCCGGGCGCCTGGTGGCGCAGTCGCGGCAGCTGGCGCGGGCGCTGAAGTCGTAG
- a CDS encoding M1 family metallopeptidase, with amino-acid sequence MALSRSARLGALATAALSFCLIAAAPAPHPGSDGVGDPYFPQLGNGGFDVGHYGLDIAYNPDTDRLDGRTTITARATENLSSFDLDLQKLTVTRIEVNGRRAPFTRTGDEIRITPRDALRKNKNFTVTVTYGGVPEALTGPIVFGSDYGWMKTDDGVFVACEPNAASTWFPSSDHPSDKAAFDIRIKAPKGLTSVSNGRLVGTYDKGGQSVAHWRSTKPMATYLATATIGKFDVKKGTTPGGTPIYVAIDPVLENSNNVDVYGVTAEVTDYWSKLFGPYPFEETGAIVDDMPQAGFSLETQTKPVYSAIRSESTIAHELAHQWFGDSVSPESWNNIWLNEGFATYSQWLWSEHKGTQSAHDAFRASYNSRPADSAFWQITVGDPQRDTMFASAVYQRGAMTLQALRERIGDKDFFKLLRTWVKEHRYGNASTADFVRLAEKISGEQLDDLFTTWLFTKGKPALPSR; translated from the coding sequence ATGGCACTCTCCCGTTCGGCACGTCTGGGAGCGCTCGCGACCGCGGCGCTCTCCTTCTGTCTGATCGCCGCGGCCCCCGCGCCCCACCCCGGCTCCGACGGCGTCGGCGATCCGTACTTCCCCCAGCTCGGCAACGGCGGCTTCGACGTCGGCCACTACGGTCTCGACATCGCCTACAACCCCGACACCGACCGCCTCGACGGCCGCACCACGATCACCGCGCGCGCCACCGAGAACCTCTCCTCCTTCGACCTGGACCTCCAGAAGCTGACGGTCACCCGGATCGAGGTGAACGGCAGACGCGCCCCGTTCACGCGCACCGGCGACGAGATCCGGATCACGCCGCGCGACGCCCTGCGCAAGAACAAGAACTTCACGGTGACGGTCACCTACGGCGGCGTACCCGAAGCGCTCACCGGACCCATCGTCTTCGGCTCCGACTACGGCTGGATGAAGACCGACGACGGCGTCTTCGTGGCCTGCGAGCCGAACGCCGCCTCCACCTGGTTCCCCTCCAGCGACCACCCCTCGGACAAGGCCGCCTTCGACATCCGCATCAAGGCGCCCAAGGGCCTGACCTCGGTCTCCAACGGCCGCCTGGTGGGGACGTACGACAAGGGCGGCCAGAGCGTCGCGCACTGGCGCTCCACCAAGCCCATGGCGACCTACCTGGCGACCGCCACCATCGGCAAGTTCGACGTGAAGAAGGGCACGACCCCGGGCGGGACCCCGATCTACGTCGCCATCGACCCCGTCCTGGAGAACAGCAACAACGTCGACGTGTACGGCGTCACGGCCGAGGTCACCGACTACTGGTCGAAGCTCTTCGGCCCCTACCCCTTCGAGGAGACCGGCGCGATCGTCGACGACATGCCGCAGGCGGGCTTCTCCCTGGAGACCCAGACCAAGCCGGTGTACTCCGCGATCCGCAGCGAGTCGACCATCGCCCACGAGCTGGCCCACCAGTGGTTCGGCGACTCCGTGTCGCCCGAGTCCTGGAACAACATCTGGCTCAACGAGGGCTTCGCGACCTATTCCCAGTGGCTGTGGAGCGAGCACAAGGGCACCCAGAGCGCCCATGACGCCTTCCGCGCGAGCTACAACTCGCGCCCCGCCGACTCGGCCTTCTGGCAGATCACCGTCGGCGACCCGCAGCGCGACACCATGTTCGCCTCGGCCGTCTACCAGCGCGGCGCGATGACGCTCCAGGCGCTCAGGGAGCGCATCGGCGACAAGGACTTCTTCAAGCTGCTGCGGACCTGGGTGAAGGAACACCGGTACGGCAACGCGAGCACCGCGGACTTCGTGCGGCTCGCCGAGAAGATCTCCGGCGAGCAGCTCGACGATCTCTTCACCACCTGGCTCTTCACGAAGGGGAAGCCGGCGCTTCCTTCGCGGTGA
- a CDS encoding ABC transporter substrate-binding protein, with protein sequence MPTVSSKRRLTAGAALVVAALVTTTACGSGDGDGDGGKGAGYNAALNKVANASKKKGGTLKMVGKQDLDSADPQRAYYGMSWDFMRFYTRQLVSYDTKPGKAGTKLVPDLATSTAKISDDGKTYTYKLRDGLTWEDGSKLTSKDVKYGIERAWATDTITGGPGYIRQTLDPKKEYKGPYKDKGGLKAIETPDDQTIIFKLPKRNGDFEQFLAMPTGSPVKESKDTKAKYTQRPFSAGPYKFQTYKSNKKIVLVRNDKWKKSSDPIRAALPDKIDVTISANLEENDKKLMEGDFDVDLNGTGMTQSGRVTAVSDHRANVDNMHTSFVRYVALIHTAKPFDNEHCRKAVFYATDFASLQQTRGGKVAAGDIANSTFPVAIPGHSDYDPYGVLKRKGKPDLAKAKDELKQCKMPNGFSTKLTARNNNPGEVDAAEALQAQLAKANIKVDVDALDGADTSSITGSPSVVKKRGYGMTMSGWGPDFPSGQGYAQPLFDSRFLNPTGNYNESQIKDKKIDGLFDKAIAETDPVKAGEVYKELDKRILDQADWMPFLYEKNITWRGSRLTNAYMSDAYNGRYDYVSLGVVK encoded by the coding sequence ATGCCCACAGTTTCCTCGAAACGACGGCTCACCGCTGGTGCGGCCCTCGTCGTCGCGGCGCTGGTGACCACCACGGCCTGCGGCAGCGGTGACGGTGACGGTGACGGCGGTAAGGGTGCCGGTTACAACGCGGCGCTCAACAAGGTCGCCAACGCGTCCAAGAAGAAGGGGGGGACGCTGAAGATGGTCGGCAAGCAGGACCTGGACTCCGCCGACCCCCAGCGTGCCTACTACGGCATGTCGTGGGACTTCATGCGCTTCTACACGCGCCAGCTGGTGTCCTACGACACCAAGCCGGGCAAGGCGGGTACGAAGCTGGTCCCGGACCTCGCCACCTCCACCGCGAAGATCTCCGACGACGGCAAGACCTACACGTACAAGCTGCGTGACGGTCTCACCTGGGAGGACGGCTCCAAGCTGACCTCCAAGGACGTCAAGTACGGCATCGAGCGCGCCTGGGCGACGGACACCATCACCGGTGGTCCCGGCTACATCCGCCAGACGCTCGACCCCAAGAAGGAGTACAAGGGGCCGTACAAGGACAAGGGCGGTCTGAAGGCGATCGAGACGCCCGACGACCAGACGATCATCTTCAAGCTGCCCAAGCGCAACGGTGACTTCGAGCAGTTCCTGGCCATGCCCACCGGTTCGCCGGTGAAGGAGTCCAAGGACACGAAGGCCAAGTACACGCAGCGACCCTTCTCCGCGGGCCCGTACAAGTTCCAGACGTACAAGTCCAACAAGAAGATCGTGCTGGTCCGCAACGACAAGTGGAAGAAGTCCTCGGACCCGATCCGCGCCGCGCTGCCGGACAAGATCGACGTGACGATCTCCGCCAACCTGGAGGAGAACGACAAGAAGCTGATGGAGGGCGACTTCGACGTCGACCTCAACGGCACGGGCATGACCCAGTCCGGCCGCGTCACCGCGGTCTCGGACCACCGTGCCAACGTCGACAACATGCACACGTCCTTCGTGCGCTACGTCGCGCTGATCCACACCGCGAAGCCGTTCGACAACGAGCACTGCCGCAAGGCCGTCTTCTACGCCACGGACTTCGCGAGCCTGCAGCAGACCCGCGGCGGCAAGGTCGCGGCCGGTGACATCGCCAACAGCACCTTCCCGGTGGCGATCCCCGGTCACAGCGACTACGACCCGTACGGCGTCCTCAAGCGCAAGGGCAAGCCGGACCTGGCCAAGGCCAAGGACGAGCTGAAGCAGTGCAAGATGCCGAACGGCTTCAGCACCAAGCTCACCGCGCGCAACAACAACCCGGGTGAGGTCGACGCCGCCGAGGCGCTCCAGGCCCAGCTCGCGAAGGCCAACATCAAGGTCGACGTCGACGCCCTCGACGGTGCCGACACCTCCAGCATCACCGGCTCGCCCTCCGTCGTGAAGAAGCGCGGCTACGGCATGACGATGAGCGGCTGGGGCCCCGACTTCCCGTCGGGCCAGGGTTACGCGCAGCCGCTGTTCGACAGCCGCTTCCTGAACCCGACCGGTAACTACAACGAGTCCCAGATCAAGGACAAGAAGATCGACGGGCTCTTCGACAAGGCGATCGCCGAGACCGACCCGGTCAAGGCGGGCGAGGTCTACAAGGAGCTCGACAAGCGGATCCTGGACCAGGCCGACTGGATGCCCTTCCTCTACGAGAAGAACATCACCTGGCGCGGTTCGAGGCTCACCAACGCCTACATGTCCGACGCGTACAACGGCCGCTACGACTACGTCTCGCTCGGCGTCGTCAAGTAA
- a CDS encoding helix-turn-helix transcriptional regulator translates to MKSDRLLSILLLLQTRGRVPAHELAERLEVSVRTIYRDVEALSASGVPVYAERGRHGGIELLAGFRTDVTGLTADESRALFILAAEGTHAALGLDAALGSALRKVMAALPEPHRPAAELTSRRILVDASRWMRGPGPVVDLETLQDAVFADRRLRLRYRHGGEAEPRTYTVDPYGLVSKAGVWYLVADRRGEPRLFRADRVRSATLTDAPVRRRPGVDLADVWAALKRQVEERPGGIAVTARVRRTRFDQFLRINGNTLVEQPDDDGSSEWITVRLEFGHPGSTKMLLPFTDHVEVLSPPEIRAELARAAAAVTALYGPPEDSGPAGNG, encoded by the coding sequence GTGAAGTCCGACCGGCTGCTCTCGATCCTGCTGCTGCTCCAGACCCGTGGGCGGGTGCCCGCGCACGAGCTCGCCGAGCGGCTCGAAGTCTCCGTCCGCACGATCTACCGGGACGTCGAGGCGCTGTCCGCCTCGGGCGTGCCGGTCTACGCCGAGCGGGGACGGCACGGCGGCATCGAACTGCTCGCCGGGTTCCGTACGGACGTGACGGGCCTGACCGCCGACGAGTCGCGGGCGCTGTTCATCCTCGCCGCCGAGGGCACGCACGCCGCCCTCGGCCTGGACGCGGCGCTCGGCTCCGCGCTGCGCAAGGTCATGGCCGCGCTGCCCGAACCGCACCGCCCCGCCGCCGAGTTGACCAGCCGCCGCATCCTGGTGGACGCCTCGCGCTGGATGCGGGGTCCTGGGCCCGTCGTCGACCTGGAGACGCTCCAGGACGCCGTCTTCGCCGACCGGCGACTGCGCCTTCGCTACCGGCACGGCGGGGAAGCGGAGCCGAGGACGTACACCGTCGACCCCTACGGCCTCGTCTCCAAGGCGGGCGTCTGGTACCTGGTCGCCGACCGGCGCGGGGAGCCGCGGCTCTTCCGCGCCGACCGGGTCCGCTCCGCGACGCTCACGGACGCGCCGGTGCGCCGCCGCCCGGGGGTCGATCTCGCCGACGTCTGGGCCGCGTTGAAGCGCCAGGTCGAGGAGCGGCCCGGCGGCATCGCGGTGACCGCCCGGGTGCGCAGGACCCGTTTCGACCAGTTCCTGCGCATCAACGGCAACACGCTCGTGGAGCAGCCCGACGACGACGGCAGCAGCGAGTGGATCACCGTCCGGCTCGAATTCGGCCATCCGGGCTCGACCAAGATGCTGCTGCCGTTCACCGACCACGTGGAGGTGCTCTCACCGCCGGAGATCCGCGCGGAACTCGCCCGCGCCGCCGCCGCCGTCACCGCGCTGTACGGGCCTCCCGAGGACTCCGGGCCCGCAGGAAACGGCTGA
- a CDS encoding trimeric intracellular cation channel family protein → MLQDLFTPSVQHALDIVGIFVFAISGALLAVRKNFDVFGIAVLAEVTALGGGLFRDLVIGAVPPAAFTDLGYFITPLFAALLVFFLHPEVERTQLAVNVFDAAGLGLFCVAGTTKAYDYGLGLTASAALGLMTAVGGGVLRDIVANEVPSLVRWDRDLYAVPAIVGATMVALCIRFEMLTAFTSGLAVVTAFVLRLLALHYHWRAPRAWNRRSTAVEAEVEETP, encoded by the coding sequence GTGCTCCAGGATCTGTTCACGCCCTCTGTCCAGCACGCGCTCGACATCGTGGGGATCTTCGTCTTCGCGATCTCCGGCGCGCTGCTCGCCGTGCGCAAGAACTTCGACGTCTTCGGCATCGCCGTCCTCGCCGAGGTCACCGCGCTGGGCGGCGGCCTCTTCAGGGACCTGGTGATCGGGGCGGTCCCGCCGGCCGCCTTCACCGACCTCGGCTACTTCATCACCCCGCTGTTCGCGGCCCTCCTGGTCTTCTTCCTGCACCCGGAGGTGGAGCGCACCCAGCTCGCGGTGAACGTCTTCGACGCGGCGGGGCTCGGCCTCTTCTGTGTCGCGGGCACGACCAAGGCGTACGACTACGGCCTCGGCCTCACCGCGTCGGCGGCTCTCGGCCTGATGACCGCGGTGGGCGGCGGCGTGCTGCGCGACATCGTCGCCAACGAGGTGCCCTCGCTGGTCCGCTGGGACCGCGATCTGTACGCGGTCCCCGCCATCGTGGGCGCGACGATGGTCGCCCTGTGCATCCGCTTCGAGATGCTGACGGCCTTCACCAGCGGCCTCGCCGTGGTGACGGCGTTCGTCCTGCGGCTGCTCGCGCTGCACTACCACTGGCGGGCGCCGAGGGCCTGGAACCGGCGGTCGACGGCGGTGGAGGCGGAGGTCGAGGAGACGCCTTAG
- a CDS encoding ABC transporter permease encodes MTAPLHDTPADADPTEDVAPAVDAGVKKVEGRSLKQIAWNRLKRDKVALAGGITVLVLVLVAIFAPLIVSLLGHPPNDFHQDKLDELTNLPKGALGGVSSDFLFGVEPNKGRDVFSRIVYGARISLLVAFLAAIVAVALGTLFGIIAGYFGGWVDALISRVMDVLLSFPQLLFIISLVSVLPDDLLGLTGTSVRVAILVMVIGFFGWPYVGRIVRGQTLSLREREYVEAARSLGGGRRHILFRELLPNLVAPITVYATLMIPTNILTEAALSFLGAGVKPPTASWGGMLRDALETYEHDPMFMVFPGVTIFITVLAFNLFGDGLRDALDPKGTR; translated from the coding sequence ATGACGGCACCATTGCATGACACACCTGCGGACGCGGACCCGACCGAGGACGTCGCCCCCGCAGTTGATGCAGGGGTGAAGAAGGTCGAGGGTCGGTCCCTCAAGCAGATCGCCTGGAACCGCCTGAAGCGGGACAAGGTCGCCCTGGCCGGCGGCATCACGGTGCTGGTCCTGGTGCTTGTCGCCATCTTCGCGCCCTTGATCGTGAGCCTGCTGGGGCATCCGCCCAACGACTTCCACCAGGACAAGCTCGACGAGCTGACCAACCTGCCCAAGGGCGCGCTCGGCGGAGTGAGCAGCGACTTCCTCTTCGGGGTCGAGCCCAACAAGGGCCGCGACGTCTTCAGCCGCATCGTCTACGGCGCGCGGATCTCGCTCCTCGTGGCGTTCCTCGCGGCCATCGTCGCCGTGGCGCTCGGCACGCTCTTCGGGATCATCGCCGGTTACTTCGGCGGCTGGGTCGACGCGCTGATCAGCCGAGTGATGGACGTGCTGCTCTCGTTCCCGCAGCTGCTCTTCATCATCTCCCTGGTCTCCGTCCTGCCGGACGACCTGCTCGGCCTCACGGGCACCAGCGTGCGCGTCGCGATCCTCGTGATGGTCATCGGCTTCTTCGGCTGGCCGTACGTCGGCCGCATCGTCCGAGGCCAGACGCTTTCGCTCCGTGAGCGCGAGTACGTCGAAGCGGCCCGCAGCCTCGGCGGCGGCCGACGCCACATCCTCTTCCGCGAGCTGCTGCCCAACCTGGTCGCCCCCATCACCGTCTACGCGACGCTGATGATCCCGACCAACATCCTCACGGAGGCTGCCCTCAGCTTCCTCGGCGCCGGCGTCAAGCCGCCGACGGCCTCGTGGGGCGGCATGCTGCGCGACGCGCTCGAAACCTACGAGCACGATCCGATGTTCATGGTCTTCCCGGGCGTGACGATCTTCATCACGGTCCTGGCCTTCAACCTCTTCGGCGACGGGCTGCGGGACGCGCTCGACCCGAAGGGGACGCGCTAG
- a CDS encoding ABC transporter permease has protein sequence MLAYLIRRLIAVIIMVLVVLLATFTVFFMLPKWAGQDIAVLFAGKATGAEQIEGIRTKLGLDDPLLVQFWDFIKGIPMGRDYVNGSDVTHCPAPCFGYSFRTEAPVWETLKDALPVTGALAAGACVLWLVAGVATGVVSALKRGSIWDRAAMTTALGGVSLPVFFTGMIAMGIFVHQLGWVKIADSLSTDDSPGVWLQTLILPWIVLAFLNAAMYARLTRATMLEVLGEDYIRTARAKGLGEATVIRKHALRSAMTPILTVFGLDLGVLMGGAVLTESTFNLPGLGLEAVRAISSKDLPVILGVTLCAALAIAVANLVVDLMYAVIDPRVRLG, from the coding sequence GTGCTTGCTTATCTCATCCGGCGCCTGATCGCCGTAATCATCATGGTGCTGGTCGTACTGCTCGCGACCTTCACCGTCTTCTTCATGCTGCCCAAGTGGGCGGGACAGGACATCGCCGTCCTCTTCGCCGGCAAGGCCACCGGAGCCGAGCAGATCGAAGGCATCCGGACCAAACTCGGACTGGACGATCCACTTCTCGTCCAGTTCTGGGACTTCATCAAGGGCATCCCGATGGGGCGCGACTACGTCAACGGAAGTGACGTCACGCACTGCCCCGCGCCCTGCTTCGGCTACTCCTTCCGCACCGAGGCGCCCGTCTGGGAGACCCTCAAGGACGCGCTGCCCGTCACCGGCGCGCTCGCCGCCGGTGCCTGTGTCCTGTGGCTCGTCGCCGGTGTCGCCACCGGTGTGGTCTCCGCGCTCAAGCGGGGTTCCATCTGGGACCGTGCCGCGATGACCACCGCCCTCGGCGGCGTCTCGCTCCCCGTCTTCTTCACCGGCATGATCGCGATGGGCATCTTCGTCCACCAGCTCGGCTGGGTGAAGATCGCGGACAGCCTCAGTACCGACGACTCACCAGGGGTCTGGCTCCAGACCCTGATCCTGCCGTGGATCGTCCTCGCCTTCCTCAACGCGGCCATGTACGCCCGCCTCACCAGAGCCACCATGCTCGAAGTGCTCGGCGAGGACTACATCCGCACCGCCCGCGCCAAGGGTCTCGGCGAGGCCACCGTCATCCGCAAGCACGCGCTGCGTTCCGCGATGACGCCGATCCTCACCGTCTTCGGACTCGACCTCGGTGTCCTGATGGGCGGCGCCGTGCTCACCGAGTCCACGTTCAACCTGCCGGGGCTCGGCCTCGAAGCGGTCAGGGCCATCAGCAGCAAGGACCTGCCCGTCATTCTCGGCGTGACCCTGTGCGCGGCGCTCGCGATCGCCGTGGCCAACCTCGTCGTCGACCTTATGTACGCCGTCATCGACCCGCGAGTGAGGCTGGGATGA